DNA sequence from the Candidatus Omnitrophota bacterium genome:
CCATTGCAAAAGATCCTCGACTGCAGCCTCCCGTAGGAGTCTGGGCAGTGTCTCAGTCCCAGTGTGGCTGACCGACCTCTCAGTCCAGCTACCCGTCGTCGCCTTGGTAGGCCATTACCCCACCAACTAGCTGATAGGACGTGGGCTCATCTTCAAGTGGCAGGACCTTACGGTTCCCCGCCTATTCTCACAGCACCATGCGGTGCCGTGGTCTTACCCGGAATTAGCACCCGTTTCCAAGTGTTATGCCAGTCTCGAAGGTAGATTACCCGCGTGTTACTCACCCGTTTGCCGCTAATCTAAACCAACTCTCGCAGCCTTGCGGCCACTCAAGTCAATCTAGATTCGCTCGACTTGCATGCCTAAACCACGCCGCCAGCGTTCACTCTGAGCCAGGATCAAACTCTCCAAAAAATAAGAGTTAACCCCAACTTTCTCGCTCGGTTGAACTTGGCTATTCAATTTTCAAAGATCGGAAAATTTAGCAAATAAAAAAGGCATCGAAGACGATGCCTGAATTTACAGGGAAAACTGCATCTTCTCTTTTTTTACTTCATCCAGATCTGTCAAAGAGTTTTTTCAAACTCTTTTTTCTCCTTCCTGGCAGCGAAGTGCAGTTGTAATGCCATACCAAAAACCCGTCGATAAAGCAATACGTCCTTTTGGTAACTGACAAGGATACCATCACAGGAGAAGCTTGTCAAGCTTTTTTTTAGTTATTTTTTCCTACGAAAGATCGACATTCAGGAAATGGCGGCCTATCTTCAGGAGATGGCGCTTGCCGGGCCCGAAAGACGGGCGGGCGGCGTCATTTAGCTTCTCCCCGTCGAGCTTTACGGCCCCCTGCCCCAATAAAGAGAGCAGCTTGCTGCGGGAGTCGATGCCCATGGCCTTGAACTCTTCCCTCGCGCCGTCAAAAACCTGGTTCAGGCTAAGCGGCCCGCCGGAAAGTTTCTTTACCGGAGCGTCGTCCGGGTCCTTCCTTTTCTGGAAAACATCCTCAAAGTTCTTCTTCTCAGCCGCGGCGGCCTCTTCCCCGTGATAATCTTTTACGATGAGATACGCCAAGTTCTTCTTCGCATCCATCGGATGCATAGCTTTGACCTTCTGCATATCCTCATCGGTCAACAGCTCGTAATAGCTGAACATCAGCTCATCCGAGACCGACATCACTTTCCCGAAGATCTCTTTAGCGGTCTCGTTTATGCCGATATAATTTCCGTAGGACTTGGACATCTTCGCAACACCGTCGGTCCCGACCAAAAGCGGCATCGTGATGACGACCTGCGGCTCCTTGCCGTAGGCCTCCTGGAGGTCGCGGCCGACGAGCATATTGAATTTCTGGTCGGTGCCGCCGATCTCGATATCCGCGTCAAGGATCACAGAATCGTATCCCTGCATCAGGGGGTAAAAGAGCTCGAGGAAGCTTATAGGCTTGCCCTCTTTCAGCCTCTTCTGGAAATCATCCCTTTCAAGGAGGCGGGCCACGGTGTAGCGCTGGGCGAGCTGGACGAGGTGCTCGAAACCGAACTTCGCGAACCACGAGCTGTTATGCATGCGCTCGAAGAGTTCCTTATCGCCGGTCTTGAGTATCTTGCTGACCTGTTTTTCGTAGGTCTTGGCGTTCTTCTCTATCTCTTCCTTGGTGAGGACCTTCCTCGCCTGATTCTGGCCCGACGGGTCCCCTACCAGGGCGGTAGCGTCCCCTATAAGGAAGATGACCTTGTGGCCCAGGTCCTGGAAATGCCTCAGCTTCCTTAATAAGACGGTATGGCCGAGGTGGATGTCCGGCGCAGTCGGGTCGAACCCCGCCTTGATGACAAGCTGTTTCTTCTTCTTCAGCTTACCGGCCAAGGCGGATTCGTTTATTATCTCTACCGCGCCGCGCTTAATAATCTCAAGCTGTTTTGCTGTGTCCATTTTAGGCCTTCAGGCTTAAAGCGATCCTTCTTTCCGCATCGTCGACGCGCAGGACTTTGACGGTCACCTTGTCGCCGACTTTATATGCCTCTTCAAGCTTGCCTGTCGCCTCGACCGGGAGCTCGGATATATGGGCAAGGCCCTCGAGGTCCGGAGAGAGTTCGACAAAAAGCCCGAAGTTCGTTATCTTCGTTATCATCCCTTCGGCGACAGTGCCGGGCTGGAACTTCGCGACGAATTCCGGCCATGGGTCCGGCACCAACTGCTTCATACCTAGCGCCAGTTTCCTGTTCTCGGCGTCGACAGACATGACCACCGCGTCTATCTTCTGTCCCTTCTTCAGTACTTCCGAAGGATGGTTGATCTTCCTGGTCCAGGAGATATCGGTATTATGGAGCAGCCCGTCTATCCCCTCTTCCAGCTCTATGAACGCGCCGTAATCGATGAACGAGCGGACCTTGCCCTTGACCTGCGTGCCGACGGGATACTTTCCGGCGACCTCGGTCCAGGGGTTCATCTCGGTCTGCTTGATGCCAAGCGCGATCTTCTGGCTGTCCTTATCTATATTGAGGACTACCGCCTCTATCATATCCCCGATAGCGAGGACTTCGGAGGGATGGCCTATCCTCTTGGTCCACGAGAACTCGGAGATATGGACGAGCCCC
Encoded proteins:
- the tyrS gene encoding tyrosine--tRNA ligase, with product MDTAKQLEIIKRGAVEIINESALAGKLKKKKQLVIKAGFDPTAPDIHLGHTVLLRKLRHFQDLGHKVIFLIGDATALVGDPSGQNQARKVLTKEEIEKNAKTYEKQVSKILKTGDKELFERMHNSSWFAKFGFEHLVQLAQRYTVARLLERDDFQKRLKEGKPISFLELFYPLMQGYDSVILDADIEIGGTDQKFNMLVGRDLQEAYGKEPQVVITMPLLVGTDGVAKMSKSYGNYIGINETAKEIFGKVMSVSDELMFSYYELLTDEDMQKVKAMHPMDAKKNLAYLIVKDYHGEEAAAAEKKNFEDVFQKRKDPDDAPVKKLSGGPLSLNQVFDGAREEFKAMGIDSRSKLLSLLGQGAVKLDGEKLNDAARPSFGPGKRHLLKIGRHFLNVDLS